In a single window of the Arachis hypogaea cultivar Tifrunner chromosome 6, arahy.Tifrunner.gnm2.J5K5, whole genome shotgun sequence genome:
- the LOC112755738 gene encoding subtilisin-like protease SBT4.8, with amino-acid sequence MANYNFLLFLYVYFIIKFLVSSANDANRNLHIVYMGSLPNHNYSLTSHHLSMLQQTTNYNDATIHMVKSYHKSFNGFAAMITNQEREKLKNMEGVVSVFPSKSLKLHTTRSWDFMGFKESIQRNKTGESDVIIGVIDTGIWPESESFNDHGFGPIPKKWKGACKGGKNFRCNNKIISARYYVKDQPSARDIVGHGSHTASIAAGNKVVGASFYGIAEGVARGGVPSARIAAYSVCSEQGCTDDAILAAFDDAIADGVDLITISIGGDEQMTFDEDIIAIGSFHAMEKGILTIHSAGNNGPNIVTFSVSPWLFTVAATTMDRRIIDNVLLGNGLMISGKSINGFASNGTKIPLIHGKFASSPACPSEKDAEFCFCLDPNRIKGKVVLCRTSFGYAAGLELGAFGSIAISYEYDAQVVSYPAVGIDPKVYDVALSYANSTTTPSAEILSSAGFINNTAPIVAEFSSVGPNMLIKEIMKPDISAPGIEILAAYSPLAPPSQDKRDKRSVKYNILSGTSMSCPHVAGAVAYVKTFHPNWSPAAIKSSLMTTAKPMNGSELAEFSYGSGFLDPVRAINPGLVFDVSKDDYVNLLCRIGYDTSKVQKISGDKSVCPSSSSHHHLPMAKDFNYPAIAAEIEPIKPFRINFTRTVTNVGFANSTYKAFFQQHSGINITVVPNILKFKCLKEKQSFVVHVVGGKFSDKSVVSSSLSWTDGTHSVRCPIILRVIKVGA; translated from the coding sequence ATGGCCAACtataattttcttcttttcttatatgtctatttcatcataaaattcttaGTAAGTAGTGCTAATGATGCTAATAGAAATCTTCACATTGTATACATGGGATCACTCCCAAACCATAATTATTCTCTAACATCCCACCATCTTAGTATGCTGCAACAAACTACTAATTATAATGATGCAACAATTCACATGGTTAAAAGTTATCATAAGAGCTTTAATGGTTTTGCTGCAATGATCACCAACCAAGAAAGAGAAAAGCTCAAAAACATGGAAGGAGTGGTTTCTGTTTTCCCAAGCAAATCACTCAAACTTCACACTACAAGGTCTTGGGACTTCATGGGGTTCAAAGAATCGATACAGAGAAACAAAACCGGTGAGAGTGATGTTATAATCGGAGTTATAGACACCGGAATCTGGCCGGAGTCAGAGAGCTTCAACGATCATGGTTTCGGTCCAATTCCCAAAAAGTGGAAAGGTGCATGCAAAGGTGGTAAAAACTTCAGATGTAACAATAAAATAATCAGTGCAAGATACTATGTAAAAGATCAACCTTCAGCAAGAGACATTGTTGGGCATGGAAGCCACACAGCATCAATTGCAGCAGGGAATAAAGTAGTGGGAGCAAGCTTCTATGGAATTGCCGAAGGAGTTGCAAGAGGAGGTGTTCCATCGGCAAGAATTGCTGCTTATAGTGTGTGTAGTGAACAAGGATGCACAGATGATGCCATATTGGCTGCTTTTGATGATGCCATTGCCGATGGTGTGGATCTGATCACAATTTCAATTGGGGGAGATGAGCAAATGACCTTTGATGAAGACATCATAGCAATTGGATCTTTTCATGCAATGGAAAAAGGGATCCTCACTATACACTCTGCAGGTAACAATGGCCCTAACATTGTAACATTTAGTGTATCACCTTGGTTATTCACTGTTGCAGCTACTACTATGGATCGTAGAATCATTGATAACGTTTTGCTTGGCAATGGATTAATGATTTCGGGGAAGTCAATAAATGGGTTTGCATCAAATGGGACAAAGATTCCATTGATCCATGGAAAGTTTGCTTCAAGTCCAGCATGTCCATCAGAGAAAGATGccgaattttgtttttgtttggacCCCAATCGCATAAAGGGAAAAGTCGTCTTGTGTAGAACTTCATTTGGTTATGCAGCGGGTCTTGAATTAGGTGCATTTGGCTCAATTGCAATTTCTTATGAATATGATGCTCAAGTAGTTTCTTATCCTGCAGTAGGCATAGATCCAAAGGTTTATGATGTTGCTTTGTCTTATGCAAATTCCACTACCACCCCTAGTGCTGAAATATTGAGTAGTGCAGGCTTTATAAACAATACTGCTCCAATTGTTGCTGAATTCTCTTCTGTAGGACCCAATATGCTAATCAAAGAAATTATGAAGCCAGACATAAGTGCTCCTGGTATAGAAATTTTGGCTGCTTATTCACCTCTTGCACCACCTTCTCAGGATAAAAGAGATAAAAGATCTGTGAAATACAATATACTCTCTGGAACCTCAATGTCATGCCCCCATGTTGCTGGTGCAGTCGCATATGTTAAGACTTTTCATCCTAATTGGTCTCCGGCAGCTATTAAGTCTTCTCTTATGACCACTGCAAAACCAATGAATGGAAGTGAACTCGCAGAATTCTCCTATGGATCAGGATTTTTGGACCCAGTTAGAGCCATAAATCCTGGTCTAGTTTTTGATGTTTCCAAAGATGACTATGTGAATTTGCTTTGCAGAATTGGGTATGATACATCGAAAGTTCAAAAAATCTCAGGAGACAAAAGTGTTTGCCCTTCATCATCGTCTCATCATCATCTGCCAATGGCAAAAGATTTTAATTATCCTGCAATTGCGGCTGAGATTGAACCAATAAAACCATTTAGGATTAATttcacaagaacagttacaaatGTTGGATTTGCTAACTCTACCTATAAGGCTTTCTTCCAACAACATTCTGGCATCAACATCACTGTTGTGCCTAACATACTCAAGTTTAAATGTCTCAAGGAGAAACAATCTTTTGTTGTTCATGTTGTTGGAGGGAAATTTAGTGACAAAAGTGTAGTTTCATCGTCACTGTCGTGGACCGATGGAACACATAGTGTAAGGTGTCCAATTATTTTACGTGTTATAAAAGTAGGAGCATGA